The following coding sequences lie in one Silene latifolia isolate original U9 population chromosome 5, ASM4854445v1, whole genome shotgun sequence genomic window:
- the LOC141657788 gene encoding uncharacterized protein LOC141657788: MTPKRLIPKTLSKTLTFLNFPKSLCTSSNLQTPLKITQPPNSPPSLTVEKILLNLKLGKSNFFNFNSSIYSTLTPFDVAEVLYKCNDNLHLGLQFIDLISSKCPNFRHSVVSLCAMVHFLYRGRRGSDGQALILRMVRKSGVSRAEIVDCFVTGFSKCGGSGGDLGVFDLLVRSFVQAGRFREGVEVFRMLIGRGVCVSINACNGLLGGLVKVGWVDLAREVYGEAVKCGVVVNVYTLNIMVHGLCKDGKMSNVDSFLTEMEAKGVFPDNVTYNTLISGYCRNGDVESALESMSLMSSKGWKPGLVTYNALLKGLCKTGNYFRARQILNEMWSSGLSPDTTSYNTLLLEYSRKGSVVDGEQLFDEMASRGVVPDVLSFTLLVGMLSKTRQLDRALMFFKEMKAKGLTPDGVIYTILIGGFCKIGIMHEALRLRDEMVQQGCLMDVVTYNTILNGLCRENMLAEADQLLIEMVQRGVLPDNHTYTKLIHGYCKANDMKKAELLLETMVHKNLKPDIVTYNTLMDGFCKEGFMEKAHELWDDMIRRNIFPNHISYSILINGFCTVGRLNDAFRLWDEMVGKGIEPTTVTCNTIIKGHCRFGDTSKAEVFLSKVGVKGTFPDNITYNTLIQGFVKEENMGKAFVLLNKMEDKGILPDVISYNVIIDGFCRQGRMEDANCTYKKMVERGINPDRSTYTSLINGFVGQDNLKEAFRYHDEMLRRGFVPDDKF; encoded by the coding sequence ATGACACCAAAACGATTAATTCCCAAAACCCTTTCTAAAACCCTAACATTTCTCAATTTCCCCAAATCACTATGCACCTCATCAAATCTTCAAACCCCATTAAAAATTACTCAACCCCCCAATTCACCACCTTCTTTAACAGTAGAGAAAATCCTGCTAAATTTGAAATTGGGTAAGTCTAATTTCTTTAATTTCAACAGTTCTATATATTCTACCCTAACCCCATTTGATGTTGCTGAAGTATTATATAAATGTAATGATAATCTGCATCTGGGTTTACAATTTATTGATTTAATTTCATCGAAATGCCCGAATTTTCGACATTCTGTAGTTTCTTTATGTGCTATGGTGCATTTTTTGTATAGGGGTAGGAGGGGGTCTGATGGGCAGGCTTTGATTTTGCGTATGGTGAGAAAGAGTGGCGTTTCGAGGGCGGAAATTGTGGATTGTTTTGTTACAGGGTTTAGTAAGTGTGGCGGCAGTGGCGGCGATTTGGGTGTTTTTGATTTGTTAGTTAGGAGTTTTGTGCAAGCTGGTAGGTTTAGAGAGGGTGTTGAGGTATTTAGGATGTTAATTGGTAGAGGGGTTTGTGTTTCGATTAATGCGTGTAATGGACTTCTTGGTGGGTTAGTGAAGGTTGGGTGGGTTgatttggcgagggaggtgtATGGAGAAGCGGTTAAATGTGGAGTTGTGGTTAATGTCTATACATTGAATATAATGGTCCATGGGTTGTGTAAAGATGGTAAGATGAGTAATGTGGATTCGTTTTTGACGGAGATGGAAGCCAAGGGTGTGTTTCCTGATAATGTGACTTATAATACGCTTATTAGTGGTTATTGTAGAAATGGAGATGTCGAGAGTGCGCTTGAATCGATGAGTTTGATGTCGAGTAAGGGGTGGAAGCCTGGTTTGGTTACTTATAATGCATTATTGAAAGGGCTGTGTAAGACGGGGAATTATTTTAGGGCTAGGCAAATACTGAACGAGATGTGGAGTAGCGGTTTAAGTCCTGATACTACCAGTTATAACACTCTGTTGCTAGAGTATAGCAGGAAAGGTAGTGTTGTTGATGGTGAACAGCTGTTTGATGAAATGGCCTCTCGTGGTGTTGTGCCGGATGTACTTAGTTTTACTCTACTAGTCGGAATGCTTTCAAAAACTAGACAACTTGATCGCGCATTGATGTTCTTTAAAGAAATGAAAGCCAAGGGTTTGACACCAGATGGCGTCATCTATACTATCCTTATTGGTGGGTTCTGTAAAATTGGTATTATGCACGAGGCTTTGAGATTACGCGATGAAATGGTTCAACAGGGTTGTCTCATGGATGTGGTGACTTACAACACCATTTTAAATGGCTTGTGCCGAGAAAACATGCTCGCTGAGGCAGATCAACTTCTTATTGAAATGGTTCAACGGGGTGTTTTGCCTGATAATCATACTTACACGAAACTGATTCATGGTTATTGTAAGGCTAATGACATGAAAAAAGCAGAGTTATTGCTTGAGACTATGGTTCACAAGAACCTCAAACCGGATATTGTGACATATAATACTTTGATGGATGGGTTTTGTAAGGAAGGCTTCATGGAGAAGGCTCATGAATTATGGGATGACATGATTCGTCGAAACATCTTTCCTAATCACATATCATATAGTATTCTCATTAACGGGTTTTGTACCGTGGGACGTCTCAATGATGCATTTAGGCTGTGGGATGAGATGGTTGGGAAAGGTATTGAGCCAACTACTGTGACTTGCAACACTATCATTAAAGGGCATTGCAGATTTGGTGATACTTCAAAGGCGGAAGTGTTCCTAAGTAAGGTGGGTGTGAAGGGTACTTTTCCCGACAATATTACATACAACACTCTTATACAAGGATTCGTCAAAGAAGAGAATATGGGCAAAGCTTTTGTCTTGCTCAATAAAATGGAGGATAAGGGTATATTGCCTGATGTCATATCATATAATGTAATAATAGATGGCTTTTGTAGACAAGGTAGAATGGAAGACGCAAATTGTACATACAAAAAGATGGTAGAAAGAGGAATAAATCCGGACAGGTCAACATATACGTCGTTAATCAATGGTTTTGTCGGTCAGGATAACTTGAAGGAGGCATTTAGGTATCATGATGAAATGCTTCGGAGGGGTTTTGTGCCAGATGATAAGTTCTGA